One Acetobacterium sp. KB-1 DNA segment encodes these proteins:
- a CDS encoding HAD family phosphatase, with protein MNILDSGINKIGLIFDFNGTLFWDSDKHELAWRIFIKELCNREISDSEFLQYVHGRNNDFILGYFLEKSLSVDVIDDLSEKKEIIYRKLCTEDAVNFKLAPGAIRLLDNLKKHNIPRTIATASTKVNVDFYRKEFQLNKWFDNDKIIYNDGTIKGKPNPDIYIKAAKMIQVDAQNCVVIEDAISGIQSAYKAGIGKIIAISPKDRQAIFEDMKEVDCIINDFYEVECEVKTVKDR; from the coding sequence ATGAATATCTTGGATTCAGGTATAAACAAAATTGGTTTAATTTTTGATTTTAATGGTACGTTGTTTTGGGATTCGGACAAACATGAGTTAGCATGGCGGATATTTATCAAAGAATTGTGCAATAGAGAGATTAGTGACAGCGAATTTTTGCAATATGTACACGGGCGTAACAATGACTTTATATTAGGGTATTTTCTCGAAAAAAGTTTATCGGTAGATGTAATTGATGACTTGTCGGAAAAAAAGGAAATTATTTATCGCAAACTATGTACCGAAGATGCGGTAAATTTTAAATTAGCACCTGGCGCGATCCGGTTGTTGGATAATTTAAAAAAGCATAATATCCCAAGAACAATTGCAACGGCATCAACAAAAGTCAATGTTGATTTTTACAGAAAAGAATTTCAATTAAATAAGTGGTTTGATAATGACAAAATCATTTACAATGACGGAACGATAAAAGGAAAACCAAACCCCGATATTTATATAAAAGCGGCTAAAATGATACAAGTTGACGCCCAAAATTGTGTCGTGATCGAGGATGCGATCTCTGGAATACAGTCAGCATATAAAGCCGGAATTGGAAAGATTATCGCAATTTCACCCAAAGATAGACAGGCGATTTTCGAAGATATGAAAGAAGTGGATTGCATAATTAATGATTTTTATGAAGTGGAATGTGAGGTTAAAACCGTAAAAGATCGTTAA